In Sideroxyarcus emersonii, one DNA window encodes the following:
- the tsaB gene encoding tRNA (adenosine(37)-N6)-threonylcarbamoyltransferase complex dimerization subunit type 1 TsaB has protein sequence MNILAIETSTEYCSVALWQDGMVRERCEQVGQKHSEILMAMLDALLQDAGVGIRQVDGIAFGKGPGSFTGVRIACGVAQGLALGADVKVVGVNTLEALAQASGHGKVVAALDARMGELYLAAYEQRDGAWATVIAPCLCNAGTAPDIAGEGWFGAGSGFAVNEAALPLHYGKQLSAVDAQAVPMAGAIAQLAAVEFARGRGLDAALALPLYLRDKVALKTSEREEARAGAAVAGTDG, from the coding sequence ATGAACATCCTGGCGATTGAAACCTCCACCGAATACTGTTCGGTCGCGTTGTGGCAGGACGGGATGGTGCGCGAGCGCTGCGAGCAGGTCGGGCAGAAGCACTCCGAAATCCTGATGGCAATGCTGGATGCGTTGTTGCAGGACGCCGGCGTCGGGATCAGGCAGGTCGACGGCATTGCCTTCGGCAAGGGGCCGGGCTCCTTCACCGGCGTGCGCATTGCCTGCGGCGTGGCTCAAGGTCTGGCGCTCGGTGCCGATGTCAAGGTCGTCGGCGTGAATACGCTGGAAGCGCTGGCGCAGGCGAGCGGCCATGGCAAGGTTGTCGCGGCGCTGGATGCCCGCATGGGCGAGCTGTATCTTGCGGCATACGAGCAGCGGGACGGGGCATGGGCGACGGTGATTGCGCCTTGCCTGTGCAACGCAGGGACGGCACCGGACATCGCCGGGGAGGGCTGGTTTGGCGCGGGCAGCGGATTTGCGGTGAACGAGGCGGCGCTCCCGCTCCATTACGGCAAGCAATTGTCTGCAGTGGATGCGCAGGCGGTGCCGATGGCCGGTGCCATCGCGCAGCTGGCCGCTGTCGAATTTGCCCGGGGCAGGGGACTGGATGCGGCGCTGGCGTTGCCGCTCTACCTGCGCGACAAGGTCGCGCTGAAGACCAGCGAGCGCGAGGAAGCGCGTGCCGGGGCTGCAGTAGCGGGTACGGACGGCTGA
- a CDS encoding DUF3488 and transglutaminase-like domain-containing protein yields the protein MKLTAPLVYGLLACILLVSAPHADHLPLWVSAVCMMLLAWRAYLTYSGNPLPARWLLLAVTVACVVGIAINFRTLFGREVGVTLLILLATLKLLELRAVRDATILIYLSCFIIITNFFYSQSIPTALFMLLSLLAIVTTWLHLQTGTLHLLPRMRIAGMLLLQAIPLMLLLFILFPRVQGPLWGMPQDAYASSGLTDRMAPGSMSKLSMSDAVAFRVAFNGKAPPRDQMYWRGPVLWDFDGTTWTRGRNATLQRPQLDDAATPIDYTVTLEPHNKPWLFALEMPTQISIPADLAPDFQLLNRTPVNARLRYNVRSLLSYRANRGEPPQQLRRALALPPGYDPQAMRLAAEWRAAGGGDMAVVRTALAYFNRNGFEYTLEPPLLGTNSIDEFLFTTRKGFCEHYAGSFVFLMRAAGIPARVVTGYQGGEYNDLGGYYILRQWDAHAWAEVWLPDSGWVRIDPTAAIAPARIQNGLSAALPDNAALPFLARTQSPFLLRLRFNLDALTNQWNQWVLGYNTERQFAFLTRLGMEDVTWQRLAMNLLAGVALIVGVLALFMLRHLYQRDIDAVQRVYRRFCTRLAKRGMVRAAHEGAQDFAARASARFPQQAGAIADITARYLALRYEGRNDPASLQGFRHAVAAFKL from the coding sequence ATGAAACTCACCGCCCCGCTCGTCTACGGCCTGCTTGCCTGCATCCTGCTGGTGAGCGCACCGCATGCCGACCACTTGCCGCTGTGGGTGAGCGCGGTGTGCATGATGCTGCTCGCCTGGCGCGCCTATCTGACCTATTCCGGCAACCCGCTGCCTGCGCGCTGGCTGCTGCTCGCCGTCACCGTCGCATGCGTCGTCGGCATCGCCATCAACTTCCGCACGCTGTTCGGACGCGAGGTCGGCGTCACGCTGCTGATCCTGCTCGCCACGCTCAAGCTGCTGGAACTGCGCGCGGTGCGCGACGCCACGATACTGATCTACCTGTCCTGCTTCATCATCATCACCAATTTCTTCTATTCCCAGAGCATTCCCACCGCCCTGTTCATGCTGCTGTCGCTGCTGGCGATCGTCACGACCTGGCTGCACCTGCAGACCGGCACGCTGCACCTGCTGCCGCGCATGCGCATCGCCGGCATGCTGCTGCTGCAGGCCATCCCGCTGATGCTGTTGCTGTTCATCCTGTTCCCCCGCGTGCAAGGCCCGCTGTGGGGGATGCCGCAGGATGCGTATGCCAGCAGCGGCCTGACCGACAGGATGGCACCGGGCAGCATGAGCAAACTGTCAATGTCCGACGCGGTGGCATTCCGCGTCGCCTTCAACGGCAAAGCACCGCCGCGAGACCAGATGTACTGGCGCGGACCGGTACTGTGGGACTTCGACGGCACCACCTGGACGCGCGGTCGCAACGCAACCCTGCAGCGCCCGCAACTGGATGACGCGGCAACGCCCATCGACTACACAGTCACGCTGGAACCTCACAACAAGCCGTGGCTGTTCGCACTGGAGATGCCGACGCAGATCTCGATCCCGGCCGATCTCGCGCCGGACTTCCAGCTGCTCAACCGGACACCGGTAAACGCACGGCTGCGTTACAACGTACGCTCGCTGCTGAGCTACCGCGCCAATCGCGGCGAACCGCCGCAGCAGCTGCGGCGCGCACTGGCACTGCCACCGGGATACGATCCGCAGGCAATGCGCCTGGCTGCCGAATGGCGTGCCGCTGGCGGCGGCGACATGGCGGTGGTTCGCACCGCACTTGCCTATTTCAACCGCAACGGCTTCGAATACACGCTGGAACCGCCGCTGCTCGGCACCAATAGCATCGACGAATTCCTGTTCACCACCAGGAAAGGCTTCTGCGAACACTATGCCGGCAGTTTCGTGTTCCTGATGCGCGCGGCCGGCATCCCGGCGCGAGTGGTGACCGGCTATCAGGGCGGCGAATACAACGATCTCGGCGGCTACTACATCCTGCGCCAGTGGGATGCACACGCCTGGGCGGAGGTGTGGCTGCCGGACAGCGGCTGGGTGCGCATCGACCCGACCGCGGCCATCGCCCCGGCGCGGATACAGAACGGCCTGAGCGCCGCCCTGCCGGACAACGCCGCATTGCCGTTCCTTGCCCGCACGCAATCGCCCTTCCTGCTCAGGCTGCGCTTCAACCTCGATGCGCTCACCAACCAGTGGAACCAGTGGGTGCTGGGATACAACACGGAACGCCAGTTCGCCTTCCTGACCCGGCTGGGCATGGAAGACGTCACCTGGCAAAGGCTGGCGATGAACCTGCTGGCGGGAGTCGCGCTGATCGTCGGCGTGCTGGCACTGTTCATGCTGCGCCATCTCTACCAGCGCGACATCGACGCGGTGCAGCGCGTCTACCGGCGCTTCTGCACCAGGCTCGCCAAACGCGGCATGGTGCGCGCGGCGCACGAAGGGGCACAGGATTTCGCCGCACGGGCCAGCGCGCGATTCCCGCAGCAGGCCGGCGCCATCGCCGACATCACGGCGCGCTATCTTGCGCTGCGCTATGAGGGGCGCAACGACCCCGCCTCGCTGCAAGGCTTCAGGCATGCGGTCGCGGCATTCAAGCTATAA
- a CDS encoding diguanylate cyclase — translation MKKRTDALKVLVVEDSKVTLKVLCNFLERMDIKPLTAETGAGAIDTYRKERPDIILLDAQLPDIDGFEIARQIRAQEQKDDWTAIIFLTSMSKDADLARGIEVGGDDYLMKPVSEVVLHAKVRAMRRLIEMQRSLVDVSHQLNAANKELQRLSTTDGLTGIANRRMFDELSIREWRRCERMKKPIALVMLDIDSFKLFNDHYGHQMGDECLRAVAGQVARAAPRAADLAARYGGEEFALVLGETDADGARWVAENVRQHVADLGISHVTPARRVTISCGVVSVLPQSGYSFETLLRSADRALYQAKKNGRDTVAVGEYGKV, via the coding sequence ATGAAAAAAAGAACAGACGCACTCAAAGTGCTGGTAGTGGAAGACAGCAAGGTCACCCTGAAGGTGCTGTGCAATTTTCTCGAACGGATGGATATAAAGCCGCTGACCGCGGAAACCGGCGCCGGCGCCATCGACACCTATCGCAAGGAACGTCCCGACATCATCCTGCTGGATGCGCAATTGCCCGACATCGACGGTTTCGAGATCGCCAGGCAGATTCGCGCGCAGGAGCAGAAAGACGACTGGACCGCAATCATCTTCCTGACCAGCATGAGCAAGGATGCCGATCTGGCGCGGGGCATCGAAGTCGGCGGCGATGATTACCTGATGAAGCCGGTCAGCGAGGTGGTGCTGCATGCCAAGGTGCGCGCCATGCGCCGGCTGATCGAGATGCAGCGCTCGCTGGTGGACGTTTCGCACCAGCTGAATGCGGCCAACAAGGAATTGCAGCGCCTTTCCACCACCGATGGACTGACCGGCATTGCCAACCGCCGCATGTTCGACGAGCTGTCGATCCGCGAGTGGCGCCGTTGCGAACGCATGAAGAAGCCGATTGCGCTGGTGATGCTGGATATCGACAGCTTCAAGCTGTTCAACGACCATTATGGTCACCAGATGGGAGATGAATGCCTGCGCGCCGTGGCCGGCCAGGTGGCGCGCGCCGCACCGCGGGCGGCCGACCTGGCGGCGCGCTACGGCGGCGAGGAGTTCGCGCTGGTGCTGGGCGAAACGGACGCCGATGGCGCACGCTGGGTGGCGGAGAACGTGCGCCAGCATGTGGCCGATCTCGGCATCTCGCACGTCACGCCGGCGCGACGCGTCACCATCAGCTGCGGCGTCGTTTCCGTCCTGCCGCAAAGCGGCTACTCGTTCGAGACCCTGCTGCGCTCGGCCGATCGCGCGCTGTATCAGGCCAAGAAAAACGGTCGCGACACGGTGGCGGTGGGGGAATACGGCAAAGTCTGA
- the ispD gene encoding 2-C-methyl-D-erythritol 4-phosphate cytidylyltransferase, whose protein sequence is MSEFYALVPAAGFGARMGNELPKQYLDLAGRPMIWHALSTLCANPNIRTVFVVLAPDDGYFARYDWSHCAGKLAPLYCGGKTRAESVENGLLASELDADDWVLVHDAARPCLSAHLLARMIAELRDDPVGGILAVPVADTLKRADAQQRIAHTEPREGLWQAQTPQMFRAGLLAQALARSNNVTDDASAIEALGLQPKLVASDTSNFKVTYPQDIVLAELLLRQENN, encoded by the coding sequence ATGTCCGAATTCTATGCTTTAGTTCCCGCCGCCGGCTTCGGCGCACGCATGGGTAACGAGTTGCCCAAGCAATATCTCGATCTGGCCGGTCGGCCCATGATCTGGCACGCGCTTTCCACCTTGTGCGCCAATCCCAATATCCGGACCGTGTTCGTGGTGCTGGCGCCGGACGACGGATATTTTGCGCGCTATGACTGGTCGCATTGTGCCGGCAAGCTGGCGCCGCTGTACTGCGGCGGCAAGACGCGCGCCGAGAGCGTGGAGAACGGCCTGCTGGCTTCCGAGCTGGATGCGGACGACTGGGTGCTGGTGCACGACGCGGCAAGGCCCTGCCTGAGCGCACACCTGCTGGCCCGGATGATTGCCGAGCTGCGCGACGATCCGGTCGGCGGCATCCTTGCGGTGCCGGTAGCCGATACTTTGAAGCGCGCCGACGCGCAGCAGCGCATCGCCCACACCGAGCCGCGCGAAGGACTGTGGCAGGCGCAGACCCCGCAGATGTTCCGCGCCGGATTGCTGGCGCAGGCATTGGCCCGCAGCAACAACGTCACCGACGACGCATCGGCCATCGAGGCGCTGGGGCTGCAGCCGAAACTGGTGGCGAGCGATACCAGCAATTTCAAGGTGACCTATCCGCAGGACATCGTGCTGGCGGAATTGTTGTTGAGGCAGGAAAACAACTAG
- the rimI gene encoding ribosomal protein S18-alanine N-acetyltransferase translates to MILRDMTEADLDAVLRIERAVHAHPWTRGNFSDALRSRYQCKVFESDGFMLGYAILMLAVDESELLDIAIDAGQQRRGWGRKLLDELMVLARHHGKHRMVLEVRASNAAAIALYRKAGFADIGLRRDYYPAENGREDAILMGREL, encoded by the coding sequence ATGATATTGCGCGACATGACCGAGGCCGATCTGGATGCCGTACTGCGCATCGAGCGCGCGGTGCATGCGCACCCCTGGACACGGGGCAATTTCAGCGATGCCTTGCGCAGCAGATACCAGTGCAAAGTATTCGAGTCGGACGGGTTCATGCTCGGTTACGCCATACTGATGCTGGCCGTGGACGAATCCGAACTGCTCGACATTGCGATCGATGCCGGGCAGCAACGCCGTGGCTGGGGGCGAAAACTGCTGGATGAGCTGATGGTGCTGGCGCGCCATCATGGCAAGCACAGGATGGTGCTGGAGGTGCGCGCATCCAATGCGGCGGCGATCGCGCTGTACCGCAAGGCCGGCTTTGCCGATATCGGGTTGCGCCGGGATTATTATCCGGCGGAGAATGGACGCGAAGACGCGATCCTGATGGGACGGGAACTGTGA
- the ispF gene encoding 2-C-methyl-D-erythritol 2,4-cyclodiphosphate synthase, which yields MRIGQGFDVHQLVQGRKLIIGGVDIPFSKGLLGHSDADVLLHAICDALLGAAALGDIGKHFADTDAKYKDIDSRILLRDVAKKIEALGYRIANVDATIVAQAPKMAPHIPLMVTNIAADLGIAHNAVNVKATTTEQLGYTGRGEGIAAQAVTLLLSR from the coding sequence ATGCGTATCGGACAAGGTTTCGACGTCCACCAGCTGGTGCAAGGCCGCAAGCTGATCATCGGGGGGGTGGATATCCCCTTCAGCAAGGGCCTGCTCGGCCATTCCGATGCCGACGTGCTGCTGCATGCGATCTGCGACGCGCTGCTCGGCGCCGCGGCGCTGGGAGATATCGGCAAGCATTTCGCCGACACCGATGCAAAATACAAAGATATCGACAGCCGCATCCTGCTGCGCGACGTGGCGAAGAAGATCGAGGCGCTCGGCTATCGCATCGCCAACGTTGATGCCACCATCGTCGCGCAGGCGCCGAAGATGGCGCCGCACATTCCGCTGATGGTCACCAACATCGCCGCCGACCTGGGGATCGCCCATAACGCCGTGAACGTGAAGGCGACCACCACCGAGCAGCTCGGCTACACCGGCCGCGGCGAAGGCATCGCGGCACAGGCGGTGACATTGCTGTTGAGCAGATGA
- the queD gene encoding 6-carboxytetrahydropterin synthase QueD, whose translation MQITRRLEFDAGHRIPNHNSQCKHLHGHRYTIEITLSGDVITTEGVSEQGMVMDFSDVKHIAKEHVVDAWDHAFLVYRGDKAVLDFLNSLPGHKTVVLEVIPTAENLARVAFDLLRDAYHDTYGNHLRLERVRLYETPNNWADHSR comes from the coding sequence ATGCAAATCACCCGCCGCCTGGAATTCGATGCCGGACACCGCATTCCCAACCACAACAGCCAGTGCAAGCACCTGCACGGACACCGCTATACCATCGAGATCACGCTGTCCGGCGATGTCATCACCACCGAAGGCGTATCGGAACAGGGCATGGTGATGGATTTTTCGGATGTGAAGCATATTGCCAAGGAACACGTGGTCGACGCATGGGACCATGCGTTCCTGGTGTATCGGGGCGACAAGGCTGTGCTGGATTTCCTGAATTCGCTGCCCGGCCACAAGACCGTGGTACTGGAAGTGATCCCGACCGCCGAGAACCTGGCCAGGGTCGCCTTCGACCTGCTGCGGGACGCCTACCACGACACCTACGGCAACCACCTGCGGCTCGAGCGCGTGCGCCTGTACGAAACGCCCAACAACTGGGCCGATCATTCGCGCTGA
- a CDS encoding uracil-DNA glycosylase family protein has protein sequence MNIRDEAVLRELNLYPLWVRRTVVASTEAAPVTPVPVVEATPVAVAPGPVTVRQAPVASPSALDWPELKRQVHDCAACKLRGGCTQTVFGVGDEKAEWLFVGEGPGADEDAQGEPFVGQAGKLLDNMLAAIQLKRGSNVYIANIVKCRPPGNRTPEADEIAACLPYLQRQIELIKPRLIVALGKTAATSLLGRDATLGSLRGTLHDYRGTPLIVTYHPAYLLRSPAEKAKAWQDLCFARQRMLT, from the coding sequence GTGAATATTCGAGACGAAGCCGTTCTGCGCGAGCTGAATCTTTACCCGCTGTGGGTGCGGCGGACTGTTGTTGCGTCCACCGAGGCCGCGCCCGTAACGCCTGTTCCGGTGGTCGAAGCGACACCCGTCGCTGTTGCGCCGGGCCCGGTTACGGTGCGGCAGGCGCCTGTTGCTTCTCCTTCTGCGCTGGACTGGCCCGAACTCAAACGCCAGGTGCATGACTGCGCTGCCTGCAAACTGCGTGGCGGTTGCACGCAGACGGTGTTCGGCGTGGGCGATGAAAAAGCCGAGTGGCTGTTCGTCGGCGAAGGGCCCGGGGCGGACGAGGATGCGCAGGGCGAACCTTTCGTGGGCCAGGCCGGCAAACTGCTCGACAACATGCTGGCGGCGATCCAGTTGAAACGCGGCAGCAACGTGTATATCGCCAATATCGTCAAATGCCGTCCACCCGGCAACCGCACGCCGGAGGCGGACGAGATCGCCGCCTGTCTGCCTTATCTGCAACGGCAGATCGAACTGATCAAGCCCAGGCTCATCGTGGCACTGGGCAAGACCGCGGCGACGTCGCTGCTGGGGCGAGATGCCACACTCGGCTCGTTGCGCGGCACGCTGCACGACTATCGTGGCACGCCGCTGATCGTGACCTATCACCCTGCCTACCTGTTGCGCAGCCCGGCCGAGAAAGCCAAAGCCTGGCAGGATCTGTGTTTTGCCCGACAGAGGATGCTGACGTGA
- a CDS encoding PAS domain S-box protein, whose amino-acid sequence MKLRDIGLTTRITLWALLFVVAGGLLWMDKDSEREQESYLDQRSADFGLNLHLEQVRLTQAIESLRQDVLFLASLPSVSGIVRASANDGIDPRDKSTYAEWETRLQDILAAFLRAHPEYYQASYIAAAGEGRELVRVDSRNGRVEVVPHDALQAKGDQDYFKAGLTLTAGRVHLSEFVLDREHGKPEEAPRPALHAVTTVFDANGRVFGMVVLSKDARSLLVSASQGLPADMRSYIADQYGRYLLHPEEGRAFTSRPDGKENIADDFPMLKTMFAPQARQDGASPLVVGDGKGGYLAAERVYFDASDPSRFLLLACHLPASAAARGFEDVSMPNAGYTLLLMLLVSGVFMLILRRTFAPLRRIIAAAREISSGNRQVRLPRKGGGEIGELAEALNVMLDKLSDSDLVEKENAFRKAMIEALPGVFYMIDAEGRFRMWNHNLEQVVQRSAAEMATCHPLEFFEGDDKAGIERAIRQVFETGDASVEAEMVSRDGTRTPYHFTGRRIMHEGAPVLVGLGLDISEQRESVRLTHELLRRNQALMLSSMEGFHVLDIDGNVLEANDAFCDMLGYTREEVLRLNVADWNDQYTAEELRARIRSFIGKSVMFETVHRGKDGRLHDVEICANGALIDDRAYLFASCRDITERKKAEAALQRYKLVLDTAMDGFWLANAHGFLEEANEAYAKMSGYTVQELVGMHISQLDANESEADTRAHIENLMVRGYDRFETRHRCKDGRIVDIAVSATFLQEMEKIFVFCHNITLRKQAEQALRVAAATFETHEAILITDAQANIVRVNRAFTEVTGYTAEEVMGKNPRLMSSGRQDKDFYAAMWKQVLETGSWAGEIWDRRKNGEIFPKWMNLTAVKNERGETIQYVSIFSDITERKRAEEEIRSLAFYDALTRLPNRRLFLDRFHAALAASARYGDYGALLFIDLDRFKQLNDTFGHDCGDLLLVEVAARIRLCVREVDTVARYGGDEFVVLLESISSKRDEASLKAGVVAEKMREALSHPYRLKQHEYSSSPSIGISLYHGNDESMDALLKYADAAMYQAKDAGRNNLHFYDPVLQQGWEAAAKHPGKLPEGR is encoded by the coding sequence GTGAAACTCAGGGACATCGGCCTGACTACGCGCATCACTTTATGGGCATTGCTCTTCGTGGTGGCTGGTGGACTGTTGTGGATGGACAAGGACAGCGAGCGGGAGCAGGAATCCTACCTCGACCAGCGCAGCGCCGACTTCGGGTTGAACCTGCATCTCGAGCAAGTGCGGCTGACCCAGGCTATCGAATCGCTGCGCCAGGATGTGTTGTTCCTTGCCTCCTTGCCTTCGGTTTCGGGGATCGTGCGCGCCAGCGCGAACGACGGGATCGATCCGCGCGACAAATCGACCTATGCGGAATGGGAGACGCGCCTGCAGGACATCCTTGCCGCCTTTCTGCGCGCCCATCCGGAGTATTACCAGGCGAGCTATATCGCTGCGGCAGGCGAAGGCCGCGAACTGGTCCGTGTCGACAGCCGCAACGGCCGCGTCGAGGTGGTGCCGCATGATGCCCTGCAGGCGAAAGGCGACCAGGATTATTTCAAGGCAGGCCTGACACTGACGGCCGGGCGCGTCCATCTTTCCGAATTCGTGCTCGATCGCGAGCATGGCAAGCCAGAAGAGGCTCCCCGTCCCGCGTTGCATGCCGTCACCACCGTGTTCGATGCGAACGGCCGGGTATTCGGGATGGTCGTGCTGAGCAAGGATGCGCGTTCTCTGCTGGTTTCGGCATCGCAAGGGTTGCCGGCCGACATGCGCAGTTATATCGCCGATCAATATGGGCGCTATCTGCTGCATCCGGAGGAGGGACGGGCCTTTACCTCCAGGCCGGACGGCAAGGAGAATATTGCCGACGATTTCCCGATGCTCAAGACGATGTTCGCCCCGCAAGCCAGGCAGGACGGCGCTTCGCCCCTGGTGGTGGGCGATGGCAAGGGCGGCTACCTGGCGGCCGAGCGGGTGTACTTCGATGCCAGCGACCCTTCGCGTTTCCTGTTGCTGGCCTGCCATCTTCCGGCAAGCGCGGCGGCTCGCGGGTTCGAGGACGTCTCCATGCCGAACGCCGGTTACACGCTGCTGCTGATGCTGCTGGTGAGCGGGGTGTTCATGCTGATCCTGCGCCGTACCTTTGCGCCGCTCAGGCGCATCATCGCCGCCGCCCGGGAGATATCCTCCGGCAACCGGCAGGTTCGCCTGCCGCGCAAGGGCGGGGGGGAGATCGGCGAGCTGGCCGAGGCGCTGAATGTCATGCTGGACAAGCTGTCGGATAGCGACCTGGTCGAGAAGGAGAATGCGTTCCGCAAGGCGATGATCGAGGCGCTGCCCGGAGTCTTCTACATGATCGATGCTGAAGGGCGCTTCCGCATGTGGAACCACAACCTGGAGCAGGTTGTGCAGCGCAGCGCGGCGGAAATGGCGACCTGTCATCCGCTGGAGTTCTTTGAGGGAGACGACAAGGCCGGCATCGAACGGGCGATCCGGCAGGTGTTCGAGACGGGGGATGCCTCGGTGGAGGCCGAGATGGTGTCCAGGGACGGCACCAGGACGCCTTACCACTTCACCGGACGGCGGATCATGCACGAAGGCGCGCCGGTGCTGGTCGGCCTCGGCCTGGATATCAGCGAACAGCGTGAAAGCGTGCGCCTGACGCACGAACTGCTGCGCCGCAACCAGGCGCTGATGCTGAGTTCGATGGAAGGCTTTCATGTCTTGGACATCGACGGCAATGTGCTCGAAGCGAACGATGCCTTCTGCGACATGCTGGGATACACGCGCGAGGAGGTCTTGCGGCTCAATGTGGCAGACTGGAACGACCAGTACACTGCGGAAGAACTGCGTGCCCGGATCAGGTCGTTCATCGGCAAGAGCGTGATGTTCGAGACGGTGCACCGCGGCAAGGACGGCAGGCTGCACGATGTCGAGATCTGCGCCAATGGTGCGCTGATCGACGACAGGGCCTATCTGTTCGCCTCCTGCCGCGACATCACCGAGCGCAAGAAGGCCGAAGCCGCGCTGCAGCGATACAAGCTGGTGCTCGATACCGCCATGGACGGCTTCTGGCTGGCCAATGCCCATGGTTTCCTGGAGGAGGCCAACGAGGCGTACGCGAAAATGTCCGGCTACACGGTGCAGGAACTGGTGGGCATGCATATCAGCCAGCTGGATGCGAACGAGAGCGAAGCGGATACCCGCGCGCATATCGAGAACCTCATGGTGCGCGGATACGACCGCTTCGAGACCCGGCATCGTTGCAAGGATGGGCGCATCGTCGATATCGCGGTGTCGGCGACCTTCCTGCAGGAAATGGAAAAAATCTTTGTGTTCTGCCACAACATCACGTTGCGCAAACAGGCGGAACAGGCATTGCGTGTCGCTGCGGCGACCTTCGAGACGCACGAGGCCATCCTCATCACCGATGCCCAGGCCAACATCGTCCGCGTCAACCGCGCGTTCACCGAGGTCACCGGATATACGGCGGAAGAGGTCATGGGCAAGAATCCCCGCCTCATGAGCTCGGGGCGGCAGGACAAGGATTTCTATGCCGCCATGTGGAAACAGGTCCTGGAGACGGGCTCCTGGGCGGGCGAGATCTGGGACCGGCGCAAGAATGGCGAGATCTTCCCGAAATGGATGAACCTCACTGCGGTGAAGAACGAACGCGGCGAAACGATCCAGTACGTGTCCATCTTCAGCGACATTACCGAGCGCAAGCGGGCCGAGGAGGAGATACGCAGCCTGGCGTTCTACGATGCGCTGACCCGGTTGCCCAACCGCCGCCTGTTCCTGGATCGTTTCCACGCGGCGCTGGCAGCCTCGGCGCGCTATGGCGATTACGGCGCGCTGCTGTTCATCGACCTGGACCGTTTCAAGCAATTGAACGATACGTTCGGGCACGATTGCGGCGACCTGCTGCTGGTCGAAGTCGCGGCGCGCATCAGGTTGTGCGTGCGCGAGGTCGATACCGTGGCGCGTTATGGCGGCGACGAGTTCGTGGTGTTGCTGGAGAGCATCAGCAGCAAGCGCGACGAGGCTTCGCTCAAGGCGGGCGTGGTGGCCGAGAAGATGCGCGAGGCGTTGTCACATCCTTACCGGCTCAAGCAGCACGAGTATTCCAGTTCGCCCAGCATCGGTATCAGCCTGTACCACGGCAACGACGAGTCGATGGATGCCTTGCTCAAATATGCGGATGCCGCGATGTACCAGGCCAAGGATGCGGGGCGCAACAACCTGCATTTCTACGACCCGGTGCTGCAGCAGGGCTGGGAAGCGGCAGCGAAGCATCCGGGGAAACTTCCCGAGGGGCGCTGA